GCGCGGTATTCCGGATCGGTAATGGTACGGCAAACAAAATCCAGATCGTAGGCGTCTCCGGGGTTGTGTTTGATGTACTTGAGTGAGTACTTGGACAGTTCCTGCTGCTCCGGGTCATGGTGGATGAGGTGCATCATCGTGCCCAGAATTGGtgtgttgaagatgacaagACCTGACAATCTCTCTGGATGAAGAAACGCAAGCTTTTGAACAGTGATGCCCCCAACATCGCCTCCGGCAAAAACTGCCTTTTCAATCTTCAAGTGGTCCAAAAGGGCCACCAAATCACTGGCCATGACGTTGCCGTCGTACGCCTCTGGTTCTAGGGGGACATCACTCGGAGGATATCCCCGAAGCGTGGGAAGAATCAGCGTGTGGTCCTTGGAGAACTCCTCTATTTGCATCGAAAACGTCATTTCGTTGTCTGGGTGGCCGTGGACGAGCACCAAGGCCGGGCCTTGTCCATAGAGATGGTAATGGATCTTGACCTCTCCATTGGAAAAGTAATGAGAGTACTCGTCAATAGGCATTTTGGTAATGTATGACGTGTATAAGGGATGTGTCCAAGTGATGCGATGCTGAATGTTGTGCAAGTTGCAAAAATTTCGATAGAAGATGTTTGTGTTCACATCTCGGTAGctatatacttaaataatatgAAGATAAAAATTTTATCTCTTTTCAATGTATCAACATCTCAATGTGAGAACCGGAGATGCTTCAATCAACTTCAATTACTCACAGATGACAAATTTGAAGACAAGATAGATCGGTcttaaaagaaaaatgtaTCACTAAACACACAGATTCTAAACTCAAGTCAGGTGACATCTAAGTTCACTGTAGAAGCTGTTTCAAAGTCAAAAACTTTGAGAGTCAACAGGTTTAGTTAGCTTCTTAGGCTTAGGCTAGGATCTCGAGGCTGTTGCTCCGCGTATTAGAAGCATCTCAGCTAGGCTTCATCAGGCAAAGTTGTCCGTTCGGCGATAGCTGCAGCAGTTTTTAAAAGCTTTCTAAGCCAGTACGAGGCTGAATGTCATTACCTAACCCTATCTTGATGCCCGGATCAATGAAAATGACGTTGTGTATGTGTGTTTACGGGCGCTTATCAATTCGTCCCGGTCTTGTCCGGTTCTCGTTCGgttctcgccatcttctgctgTTCGCCGCTTAACTCGCTCGGTCGgttctcgccatcttctgctATTCATCGTTTAACTCGCTTGGCTCGCTGTCTGCCTTCGTCCCTCCCCAAAATTCGGCTTGACCCTGATCGACGCCCTAACACTCTGTAAACCGCCTGCAGGTTGTGACTAAGGATTCAAGTCTTCATACCAGTGCCCGACTAGTTGCCGTTTTCTTAGACCTCCCGTGAATGTAGCGAATCACGTAGCACAGGAACCGCTTAGCTTCGATGGAACATTCTCTAAACTAGGTTGAAAGGCTCTTCTCCGCGGGAGAGTTGTCGGTTTGTTCCGTAGTTGAGAAGGTGGAAAGTTGAGTTGAGGCATCCATGCCAAGGCTTACAAATGTTGTCGGCGTTTACaactctttcttctcaactGTGGTCTCAATACTCAGGTAGATGTTCTGAGGATGGCATCATGGCTGAGCTGTCGACGAAGATGGGCCGATTtatcagccatggcgatgaaCTCTGAGCGCTTACATCATTCGGGGTTTACGAAACGCCTCGTGAAAACTTCAACTCCATAAAATTGAGTATACAGCTAGCAAACAGGCTGCACAACAAGGAGTtcaagaaatatataaagggaagcatcaaagacgaagaaatggaaagTCTAAGataccagcatcagcatgcAAAAGCATAACAGCAATACAAAAAGCACACCTTCAGCAACATCTTCACACTTCTTTAAATCCCTTTTCCAAAAACACTTCCTTcacaagaaaacaaaaatggCCCAGACTGTCCTCATCACCGGTGCTTCGGGCTTCATTGCCGCGCACGTCGTCGAGGCCTTCCTCCGAAAGGGATACAACGTTCGCGGAACTGTGCGCTCtgaaaaggcagcagccgAAGTTCTCAAGATGCACGCAAAATACTCTGGGCAGATCAGCGTTGCTATTGTTCCCGACATTGCCGCTCCCAATgcctttgacgaggctgtCAAGGGAGTTGATGGTGTAAGTAAACTTGTCAACCTTTCCAACCCACCCTTTAAAAAGTGAGTATACTAATATCCCATTCAATATGTAGGTCATCCACACGGCCTCTCCCTTCATTCTGAACGCCACCGACTTCGAAACcgagcttctgcagcctGCCATCAGCGGCACCACCGGCATCCTAGAGGCTATCCAAAAGTACAACTCGGCTGTCTCTCGAGTTGTCATCACCTCTTCTTTCGCCTCGGTCTTGGATCCCACGCAAGGCCAGCGTCCCGGATATGTCTACACCGAGGCCGACTGGAACCCTTCGACTGTCGAGCAGGCCAACAGCAGCCCTGTGATGGCATATCTTGCCTCAAAGACATTTGCTGAGCGTGCTGCATTTGATTACgtcaagcagaagaaggtgaGCCAATCAGCACCAGCTTGCTGATTATTCCAATTGACTAATGGTTTGTTGTTATAGCCCAACTTCACTGTGGCAACTCTCTGCCCTCCGATGGTCTACGGACCTATCGCTCACGCTGTCAGCGGCGTTGATGCGCTCAACACCTCTGCAGGAGACATTTACAGACTTATAAACGGCTCAGAAAAGGCTGTTCCCGATACTTCTTTCTGGGCATTCGCCGACGTCCGCGATGGTACGTTTTCATtctcatccatcatctccatacTATCGCTTACAACACTGCTACAGTCGCTGAGGCTCATGTTCTGGCCTTTGAGAAGCCACAGGCCGCCGGCCAGCGATACCT
This portion of the Trichoderma atroviride chromosome 6, complete sequence genome encodes:
- a CDS encoding uncharacterized protein (MEROPS:MER0017177) codes for the protein MPIDEYSHYFSNGEVKIHYHLYGQGPALVLVHGHPDNEMTFSMQIEEFSKDHTLILPTLRGYPPSDVPLEPEAYDGNVMASDLVALLDHLKIEKAVFAGGDVGGITVQKLAFLHPERLSGLVIFNTPILGTMMHLIHHDPEQQELSKYSLKYIKHNPGDAYDLDFVCRTITDPEYRAEIKEYLQKSPEGGMFYFFRKNFPAPPYGQNIDTSGMHYKMPCVVIWGMQEPYFSDKMLDGFYKWFDQSVRVVVLPQAGHWPWREDARKVNYELRSWLTALESGQL